TAGTGCAGCGATTAATGTCGGCGCAGCTCCTTTGGATAAAATTGATCTGTTTCATGAATGGCTAAACGGGAGTTGGCATAGATTTTTATTCCGCCACACATTCCCATAGGACCGTAGTCCGCTCCACCCTCTCAAAGAGACCAAGCGCGCCTGCCGAAATCGAATGAAAGTACCGTGGCCGTACCAAATCAAAGAGATACGCATGTCTAGCGATGACACGGCACACGCCCGCGTATTATACGATACGTTTGCGCACCCGCTTAGTTACACCACTACAAAGATTAGAGTTTTATTTAATGAATTTGAAATAGGAACAGGTACAGGATTTATCGTGAACTTTGCCGGGCACTATGCAATGGTCACAAATTTGCACGTATTAAGCGGACGACACGCAATAACCGGCCAACCACTGCATAGAATGGGCAGCCTCCCTAACCGCATTTCATTTCATGTAACGGCATTCTCGAAGGAAAAGTCTTCATTAGGTTCATTTGAATCGCTTAATTTTAAGGAAATAATTGTTGATTTATATGATGATAAAAACAATCATATTTGGATCGACAGTGAAAATGCCAATCCCGTGGATGATTTTGCGCTTATTTACATTGACACAAAAAAATTGCACGATGATATAAATGGTTATGATTTAAAGTCAATATCGATTGGTGATGCTCTTTATATCAAGTC
Above is a window of Ancylobacter sp. WKF20 DNA encoding:
- a CDS encoding trypsin-like peptidase domain-containing protein, which encodes MSSDDTAHARVLYDTFAHPLSYTTTKIRVLFNEFEIGTGTGFIVNFAGHYAMVTNLHVLSGRHAITGQPLHRMGSLPNRISFHVTAFSKEKSSLGSFESLNFKEIIVDLYDDKNNHIWIDSENANPVDDFALIYIDTKKLHDDINGYDLKSISIGDALYIKSVDKGNLETNSSFALLTNLHPPVGSDVFVLGYPKGLELTGVFPIWKRASIATEPQCPVAYDDIGRRNLFYIDGNTKPGMSGAPVIYITKSGVRLVTDEGHPVDWTPGVPILLGVYAGRDGVTPDEHELSLGRVWKTASIRSLMLEAIGRQQAEAKG